GAGATTTAATCACCTATCGCTTATATTAGAGGTACAAATATAAGCGATAGGTGATTACTATGACTACAACTAATTATAATATACGGCTTGACCAGGATCTGAAGGACAGGTCTTTTTCTGTTCTTGAAAGCTATGGACTAACGCCTTCACAAGCCATAAGACTGTTCTTGAACCAAGTAGCCGATACCAATGCGGTTCCCTTGTCTTTTGACTATCAACCTAAGCTCAACGCGCAAACTATCGC
This Psychrobacter jeotgali DNA region includes the following protein-coding sequences:
- a CDS encoding type II toxin-antitoxin system RelB/DinJ family antitoxin, whose protein sequence is MTTTNYNIRLDQDLKDRSFSVLESYGLTPSQAIRLFLNQVADTNAVPLSFDYQPKLNAQTIA